The proteins below are encoded in one region of Methanotorris formicicus Mc-S-70:
- a CDS encoding 50S ribosomal protein L15e codes for MGVYKYIRDAWKRPKDSYVKQLLWERMQQWRREPSVVRIERPTRLDRARNLGYKPKQGIVVVRVRVRRGGLRKQRPTGSKKPATLGVKKITMGKSIQRIAEERAARKYPNMEVLNSYWVGEDGKYKWYEVILVDPHHPVIKADKNLNWICTGKHKGRAFRGLTSAGKKGRGLRNKGKGAEKVRPSIKAHGRKGK; via the coding sequence ATGGGAGTTTATAAATACATTAGAGATGCATGGAAAAGACCTAAAGACAGTTATGTCAAGCAATTGTTATGGGAAAGAATGCAACAATGGAGAAGGGAACCAAGTGTTGTAAGAATCGAGAGACCTACAAGATTAGATAGGGCAAGAAATTTGGGATACAAACCAAAACAAGGAATTGTTGTTGTTAGAGTTAGGGTGAGAAGAGGTGGATTGAGAAAACAAAGACCAACAGGTTCAAAGAAACCTGCAACACTTGGAGTTAAAAAAATAACAATGGGTAAGTCCATCCAAAGAATCGCTGAGGAAAGAGCGGCAAGAAAATATCCAAACATGGAAGTTCTCAACTCATACTGGGTTGGAGAAGATGGTAAGTACAAGTGGTATGAGGTTATCTTAGTTGACCCACACCACCCAGTAATCAAAGCAGATAAGAACTTAAATTGGATTTGTACAGGAAAACACAAAGGTAGGGCATTTAGAGGTTTAACATCCGCTGGTAAGAAAGGAAGGGGATTAAGAAACAAAGGTAAAGGTGCTGAAAAAGTAAGACCAAGTATAAAAGCACATGGAAGAAAAGGTAAATAA
- the rpsB gene encoding 30S ribosomal protein S2, with protein sequence MAENNMLVPLDTYLASGIHIGTQQKTEDMKKFIYRVRSDGLYVLDVRKTDERLRLAAKFLANYEPEDILAVSRRIYTMGPLEKFGQITGIKTIAGRFVPGTLTNPAYKGFLEPEVLFISDPRVDRQALKEAIEIGIPIVGLCDTEHLTSFIDFVVPTNNKGRKAVSLIYYLMAKEYLKNRGVISSDDEVSFTYEEFLEKATNVKVRVVVPQVKGKRKRKKKK encoded by the coding sequence ATGGCGGAAAACAACATGTTAGTACCATTAGACACCTATTTAGCATCAGGTATTCACATCGGAACTCAGCAAAAAACAGAAGACATGAAGAAATTCATTTACAGAGTTAGGTCAGATGGATTGTATGTTTTAGATGTTAGGAAAACTGATGAAAGGTTAAGATTAGCAGCAAAGTTCTTAGCAAACTATGAACCAGAAGATATATTGGCAGTTTCAAGAAGAATTTACACAATGGGGCCATTGGAGAAATTTGGGCAAATCACTGGGATTAAAACAATCGCTGGAAGATTTGTTCCAGGAACATTAACAAACCCGGCATACAAAGGGTTTTTGGAACCAGAAGTTTTATTCATAAGTGACCCAAGAGTTGATAGGCAGGCATTAAAAGAGGCAATTGAAATAGGTATTCCAATCGTTGGTTTGTGTGACACAGAGCACTTAACATCATTTATCGACTTTGTAGTTCCAACAAACAACAAAGGTAGAAAGGCAGTTTCATTGATATACTACCTAATGGCAAAAGAATACTTAAAGAATAGAGGAGTTATAAGTAGTGATGATGAAGTTTCATTCACATACGAGGAGTTCTTAGAAAAAGCAACAAATGTAAAAGTTAGAGTTGTTGTCCCACAAGTGAAGGGTAAGAGAAAGAGGAAAAAGAAAAAGTAA